From the genome of Mucispirillum schaedleri ASF457:
CTGATATTTTATTAATACATCATAAGATATGCTGTTATTATATTTCCTTGAACGAATATTATTATAACATTCATCAATGCTGTATTTATCATATACAACATAAACTACCCTGTATCTATATGCTTTTGCCATATCTAATATATTGTTTATATTATAAAGCCCAGTAGTATCTAAAATAGTTGTCTGCCCATATATCATTCTGTTTTCAAGCATCTGCATAAGCTGCTCAAAAACTATGCTGTCATAGAAACTGTCAATATTACTGCTTTTATCAATATAAGGAAATAATGTGCCGTTCATAATACGCAGAGTATCTGCAGAAATAGTTAAATGTTCTAAATTCAGTCTTTTAATATCATAACTTTTTCCAGAACCGGGAATACCTGTAAGCATAAAAAGTATTTGCATAAATCACCTTTTTTATATGATAAAATGTGTATAATATAAAAAGCAATAGCACAAATGACTAAAAAAATAAAGAAAAGATTAAAAACACATCTGTATAATTATGCCTTTCTGTTTATAATATTAATTACAAGTAATTATTGTGTTTCTATGCTAAAATACATTCAAAAAAATATGTTTTTTATAAATATTTTTAATTGACAACAGCTTTTATCAGTATTATATAAATCTCTTGTTTAAAAATATAGTGAGGTAGTATGAAAACTGCAGACATTAAAGAATTAAGTAATTTTTTACTTGATTATGCTGTTATGTTAATGCGTTCAGGAGCAAATACTGAAAGAACTGTCCGCAATGTTACAAGGATAAGTAAATCCTTTGGCTATGAAGCAGCCATAGCAATCTTTCAAAGAAATATTACAATGACTATTAAAGATACAGCAGATACTTCTAAGGGATGCACTTCTGTAAAGCAGCAGATGCAGCCCCATTTAAGCTTAAGCATAGTAAATGATTTAAGTGCATTAAGCTGGCAGTCATTTGATACTAATATGTCTTTAAAAGAAGTGAAAGAAAGGTATAGTGAAATTGTGTCAAAGGCACATTCATCTAATTTTATAGTATTGCTTTTTGCATCATTTGCCATTGCTGCATTTTGTGAGCTTTTTGGCGGTGATTATTATGCTATGCTTATAGTTTTTCTTTCTACACTTGTGGCTTTTTCTTTAAGACTTTTTCTGCTTAAATTAAAATTTGATGTAAGAGCTATGATAACAGCTGTTTCATTTACTGCATCGTTTACTGCATATTTAATTGGAACATTTCTTATATCTACAAATACATTAAATGTAGCAGTATCTACAAGTGTATTATTTTTAATACCCGGAGTTCATATAATAAATTCTGTTACAGATATACTTGACGGCCATGTTATGACAGGTATAGCAAGGGCAGTAAGCTCTATAATACTGGTTATATGTATAGCAATAGGTCTTTATGCAACATTATCTTTAACAAACTGGTTATTTTTATGATACATACAATATTATACTCATTAAATGAAGCACTTTTTGCAGCCATTGCTGCTGTTGGTTTTGCATTAATCAGCGACCCGCCTAAAAGGCTTATTATATATACAGCCATTTTGGCAGCAGCTGGCAGAGGATGCAGATATTTTTTAATAACACATTATGGGATAGGAATATCAACATCTACATTAATTGCAGCTGTTATAATAGGCTTTTTAGGGCTTTATATGGCTAATAAATTAAGATGCTCTATGGAAGTTATTTCATTTCCTGCACTTCTTCCTATGATACCGGGACTTTATGCTTATGAAACTATTTTATCCATAGTAAAATACAGTCAGGCATCAACTATTATTGCCAAACAGGAAATACTTATAAATATTTTTGATAACGGTATTACTGCATTGTTTATTATTACCGCACTGGCAGTAGGGGTTACTATCCCTCTTTTAATTTTCTATGAAAAATCATTTACAATGACAAGGAAAAAGAAAGAGAAATAATCTTTATTATTTTGGCACATCTCTTGCTAATAAATAAGCAAGTGAATTTAAAAGTGGCATTTGTATTGCTTACTAAAAAGTAAGAGGTGTGAAATGATAGGGATTTTTGATAAAACAAAAGTAAATGATTTAAACTTTGCTCTTGATACTTTATCAGTAAAAAACAACGGTATATCAAGAAACATTGCAAATCAGGATACTCCAAAATATAAAGCTGTTAAACTTGTTTTCAGTGAAGTTATGGAAGAGTATTACTCTAATGCAAATAATCCTGTATCACTTAAACGCACTAATTCAATGCACATGCCATTAGGTGACGAAGAATTAGACCCTAGGACATTAGTTCGTTTCCAAAATAACCCATCTATAAAAAATGACGGAAACGATGTTAATCTGGATTATGAAATGAGCCAGCAGGCAGAAGCAGAGTTAAGATATAAACTGCTTTCTCAAATAGCCGGCAAAAAAGTAACAGGTCTTGTTGAATTAACAAGAACACAGGCTCAGTAAGAAGTGAGAGGTAGAAAATGAGTTATTTTGATGTATTAGATGTGGCAGCCACAGGGCTTTCTGCACAAAGAATAAGAATGAGTGTATTATCTTCAAATATGGCAAATGCTAACACTACACGCACAGAAGACGGCGGACCATACAGGAAGAAAAATGTTATATTTAAACAAGTTTTAACAGGCGAGCATAAAGGCGGTGTTCAGGTGGATAAAATATATGAAGATACTAAACCACCTCGTTTGCAGTATGACCCAACCCATCCAGATGCAAACGAAGAAGGTTATGTTGCTATGCCTAACATAAGCCCTGTTGAAGAAATGGTAAACCTTTTAGAAGCAGCAAGAGCTTATGAATCAAACTTAACTATTTTGCAGTCAGCTAAACAATTATCTAATGCTGCACTGGAAATTGGACGACAATAATATAAGGAAATTTTTTCCTGATATTTAAAAACAGGAATTTTATACCATTTATATGTGGTAAAATTTTCCTGATATAGATTTATGTTGATAAGTAATTAAAAAGATTGTATATTATATATAGAAAGATAGGAGCAGAAAATGGCTGATATTAATAAACTGGATATTTTACTTCCAAACAGTCTTGAAACAAATTACAGCTCTACACAGCAGCCTTCTGTTGTGGAAGGGGACAGTTTCTCTGATATTTTGAAAACAGCACTTAATAATGTGGATTCTGCTCAGCATAATGCAACAGCAGCTATTCAGCAGGCACTTAATGGTGAAAATACTGATGTGCATGATACAATGATAGCTATGCAGAAAGCTGATACATCACTTAAAATGATGATGGAAGTCCGTAATAAATTATTATCTGCTTATCAAGAAGTTATTAAAACTCAAGTGTAGTATATAAATTTTTGCTGCACTTGATTTTCTTATCCCTTTTGTAGTATGCTGTCTTTTAACAGTGTAACTGTATAGTTACTATCTTTATATAAAAAAATAATAATGTCTTTATAAATACTTAGGTGAAAATATTGGATAAAAAATATAACTCTGAAAAAGAAAAAGTATCCTCATTGAAATTATTATGGAATTTTCTGCCTTTAAATATTAAAAGGTTTGCTGTGGTTGTTTTTATTGTTTTAATATGTTCTTCTTTTTTTGCAATATTTTTTGCAGGTGATGCAGTTAGTGAATTAAGGTCTATAAGCAGGCAGATAGATAATTATACAAAATAGTATTTGTCTTATATAAAGTTCTGCATTTATTTTAATGATATAATATAATGTGGAAGTTTTTACTGCTATTATAACAGTATATGGTTAAATTTAAAAAAATACTTGTAACTGTTAAAGAAATTTTATATATTGCAGTATATGTCACTATATTTGTGCATAGTGTAATTTTATATATAGTATAGGAGCGACCATATATGGCGGTGCGTAATTTATCCACACAGTTTTTAGATATCTGGGCAAAGCTTACAACACTTCAAAAAGTGGCGATTGGTGCTGCATCTGTTGCAGTGATTGCTGCTGTTACTGTTCTGCTTATCTGGGCTAATAAGCCAGCTTATAAACCACTTTATACTGATATGACTCAGGAAGATGTTCAGGCAGTCAGTAACAAGTTACGCCAGCAGACTGTTCCTTTTAGAGTAAACGGCACATCTATAGAAGTTCCACAAGAAAATGTATATAATGCTAGAATGATGCTTGCAGAGCAGGGGCTGCCAAAAACTCCACCTGCTGCTGGATTTGAGCTTTTTGATAAATCAAGTTTTGGTAAAACTGAATTTATGCAGAATGTAGACTATCAAAGAGCATTGCAGGGCGAATTAAGCAACACTATCGCTGCAATGGATAAAGTTTTAGAAGCAAAAGTCCATTTAAGCATCCCAAAAGAAAGGCTTTTTATTTCAGAAGAGCAGCAGGCAAAAGCATCTGTTGCATTAAAATTAAGGCAGGGGCAGGTTTTAAGCGAAGATGAAGTCCGCTCTATCAGCCATTTAGTTGCAGCAGCTGTAAAAGGGCTTGAGCCAAAAAATATTCAGGTGGTTGATACTGCTGGTAACCTGCTTAGTGCTTTTATGACAGAGGCAAATGAGCCATACAGACTTACTCAAAATCAAATAGCTTATGAAAGAGACCAGGAAAAATATATGGAAGACAGGCTTAAAAATGCACTTCTTCCTATGCTTGGTGCAGATAATCCTTTTATTGTCCGTGTAAGTGTTGCTATGGATTTCTCTCAAAGAGAAGTTATTAGTGAAAAATTTGGCGAAACACCAGTGACCCGTTCCCAAAGAACATTAGAGATTAATTCAAGGCAGACTGGTAAAGGTCCGCAGGGCATTCCCGGTGTTGAATCAAACCTTGCAGAGCCTGATATATTAGTAGATGGTATAGTCAGTGAATACAGCAAAACTGATGAAACAACTAATTATGAAATAGATAAAACGGTTACAAGGGAAAATAAAGTTGGTGGTGAGATAAAAAGGCTCACGGTTGCAGTAGTTGTAGACGATAGACAAACTATAGAGACAGTAGACGGTGCAAGACAGCTTGTGCGTAAACCTTGGACAGAAGATGAAATGACAAAACTCCGTGCTGCTGTTGCAGCTGCCGTTGGATATGATGCAGGCAGGACAGATGTTATTGAAGTAACAAATATATCTTTTGATACTACAAAAGATGAAATAGATTTAATGGCAGAAGAGAGTGCTAAGCGTATGGAAATGATAAAACAAATCGCATCTTATGTAAGTGCTGTTGTAATTATTTTTATGTTTTGGCTGCTTATTTTACGACCTATCTTTAAAAGGCTTGATAAATCTAGAGAAATTGATGAAGAAATGCTCGGAGAATCTGCTCTTGATGCTCAAATGTCAGGGCTTGATATTTCTGTTGGCGATGAAAGTGGTTTCCCTAAAT
Proteins encoded in this window:
- a CDS encoding threonine/serine ThrE exporter family protein, producing MKTADIKELSNFLLDYAVMLMRSGANTERTVRNVTRISKSFGYEAAIAIFQRNITMTIKDTADTSKGCTSVKQQMQPHLSLSIVNDLSALSWQSFDTNMSLKEVKERYSEIVSKAHSSNFIVLLFASFAIAAFCELFGGDYYAMLIVFLSTLVAFSLRLFLLKLKFDVRAMITAVSFTASFTAYLIGTFLISTNTLNVAVSTSVLFLIPGVHIINSVTDILDGHVMTGIARAVSSIILVICIAIGLYATLSLTNWLFL
- a CDS encoding threonine/serine exporter family protein gives rise to the protein MIHTILYSLNEALFAAIAAVGFALISDPPKRLIIYTAILAAAGRGCRYFLITHYGIGISTSTLIAAVIIGFLGLYMANKLRCSMEVISFPALLPMIPGLYAYETILSIVKYSQASTIIAKQEILINIFDNGITALFIITALAVGVTIPLLIFYEKSFTMTRKKKEK
- the flgB gene encoding flagellar basal body rod protein FlgB, with the translated sequence MIGIFDKTKVNDLNFALDTLSVKNNGISRNIANQDTPKYKAVKLVFSEVMEEYYSNANNPVSLKRTNSMHMPLGDEELDPRTLVRFQNNPSIKNDGNDVNLDYEMSQQAEAELRYKLLSQIAGKKVTGLVELTRTQAQ
- the flgC gene encoding flagellar basal body rod protein FlgC → MSYFDVLDVAATGLSAQRIRMSVLSSNMANANTTRTEDGGPYRKKNVIFKQVLTGEHKGGVQVDKIYEDTKPPRLQYDPTHPDANEEGYVAMPNISPVEEMVNLLEAARAYESNLTILQSAKQLSNAALEIGRQ
- the fliE gene encoding flagellar hook-basal body complex protein FliE is translated as MADINKLDILLPNSLETNYSSTQQPSVVEGDSFSDILKTALNNVDSAQHNATAAIQQALNGENTDVHDTMIAMQKADTSLKMMMEVRNKLLSAYQEVIKTQV
- the fliF gene encoding flagellar basal-body MS-ring/collar protein FliF; amino-acid sequence: MAVRNLSTQFLDIWAKLTTLQKVAIGAASVAVIAAVTVLLIWANKPAYKPLYTDMTQEDVQAVSNKLRQQTVPFRVNGTSIEVPQENVYNARMMLAEQGLPKTPPAAGFELFDKSSFGKTEFMQNVDYQRALQGELSNTIAAMDKVLEAKVHLSIPKERLFISEEQQAKASVALKLRQGQVLSEDEVRSISHLVAAAVKGLEPKNIQVVDTAGNLLSAFMTEANEPYRLTQNQIAYERDQEKYMEDRLKNALLPMLGADNPFIVRVSVAMDFSQREVISEKFGETPVTRSQRTLEINSRQTGKGPQGIPGVESNLAEPDILVDGIVSEYSKTDETTNYEIDKTVTRENKVGGEIKRLTVAVVVDDRQTIETVDGARQLVRKPWTEDEMTKLRAAVAAAVGYDAGRTDVIEVTNISFDTTKDEIDLMAEESAKRMEMIKQIASYVSAVVIIFMFWLLILRPIFKRLDKSREIDEEMLGESALDAQMSGLDISVGDESGFPKSVEELEREIEAELEESTPIDVEAVKSKVMLKKIEEQANEDPEMIANLVKAMIKSGGNQGGSN